Genomic window (Shewanella psychropiezotolerans):
GGAGAGGACATTGAGGTTGCTCGTGCTCAAGGAGGAGAAGCATTAGAGGAAATCGTCAAATTAGTGCGTAAGCATATTCCGGCCCATACCCGTGAAGCCATTATCGCGAGCCTTGATCCCGACTTGAGAGTGATTAATTATCAAAACCTGAATGTGGATAAACCGGGTCTTAAATTGATTATGGATCTGGCGGTTGAGGGAGGCATCATCAAAAATGTTATCGATATCGACAAGTTTGCAGATGAAGGTTTTAGTCGCAATGACTTAACCGGAGTGAGCCAGGCCCAATTGAACCGCTAAAGTGAGAGAGCCAATGAAACATGAGTTCACACAAGCACCGATGAAAGAGGTAGACAAGCTAAGCTCTTTAAGCTTCAACCTGACTATCTGGTTCTTGATCTTATCCTTACTGCCTCTGACAATTGTTGCCTGGTTCAGTTATCAGCAGGCCAAGCAGAGTCTGGTCGATGCAGCTGAAGAGGAGTTAACTCAGTCTTCGCTGCTGAGTGTACAGTCCATTGAGAGCTGGTTTAATTATCGCATGGTAGACCTCAACGTCGAAGCCGAATCTATCAATGCCGGGCTTATTTTGAATTCACTCTCTGAGGGGAAGCTATCCAGTGGTAAAAAAGCTGATGAATATGTGACGAGTTACGATTGGACCAAGCGAGTCGATGGCCTGCAAAACGACCTTATCGTATTAAGTCGTCAATATGACTATATCAGCGATATATTCTTGATTGATCTCGATGGTGACATTCTTTATTCCGTGGTGAGTAATGATGCGAAAGGCAAAAATGTCTTCTCGGCCAATTTAGTGGCCTCGCAGTTTACTCAAAGTTTAAAAGTGACCATGGACTCTGGTAAGGCTAACTTTTCTGGCTTGGAGAGGAGCCCATTGAGCCAAGGTCAAATCACAGGCTTTATTTCTGCCCCGTTCTCGATGAATTTGGCGCTCCTATCGGGGTCTATGTTATCGAATTAAAGTTCGATAAAATATTGAATATGCTGCACTCGACCATATCAGACTCTAGCTCTTTAACTCATTACATTATTGGTCAAGACGGTATTCTCAGGACGCCAATAAAAGATAATTGGGAGCAGGTCTTGCAAAGAAAAATTAATACTCGTCCTTTTATCGCCTGGCAGGGGAGAGGGACTAATGCTGGCACAGATGGCAAAAGGAGCATAGCTTATGAGTATATCGGACCTTCCGGCAAAGAGGTGATTGGGCTTTACCACACGGTTCATCTTGCCAACATAGAATGGTTATTGATCAGTGAGATAGATAGCGAAGAGACGTTACAAGCCAGCAACTGGTTGAAAAAAATCACCCTCTTATTCGTGCTGCTAACGGCGATGGGCGTGTTACTTGCCTCGGTATTTATTGCTCGCAAGATCACTCGACCGATTATTAAGCTTGCCGAAGCCAGTCGGAAAGTCGCCGCTGGAGAAGATCTGACTCGGGTGGATGTTAAAGGCAAGAATGAAATTGGCCTGCTAGCCAGTGCTTTTAACCATATGCTTGAAGCAAAAGCGCGTAATGAAGAGGCACTTATAGAGGCTAATAGCCTGGTCATGGAGGCGCTGGATTCTCTGGAAGAGCAGAAGTTTGCCTTAGATCAGCATGCGATTGTTGCTGTGACAGATTTGAAAGGCACCATCACCTACGCCAATGATAAATTTGCCGAGATCAGTGGTTACAAAGTCAACGAATTAGTTGGCCAGAATCATCGTATCCTTAATTCAGGTTTTCATTCTGTGGAATTTTTCTCTGAGATGTATAGGACCGTGACTAAGGGCAAGGTGTGGCATGGCGAGATCTGTAATCGCAATAAGCGAGGTGAGATCTACTGGGTTGATACCACCATCATGGCGCTCAAAGATGCGCGAAATCAACCTAAGAGCTACATCGCCATTCGAGCCGATATTACCGAGAGAAAGCGTAATGAGTTAGAGGTTAAAGAGGCG
Coding sequences:
- a CDS encoding PDC sensor domain-containing protein; this translates as MKHEFTQAPMKEVDKLSSLSFNLTIWFLILSLLPLTIVAWFSYQQAKQSLVDAAEEELTQSSLLSVQSIESWFNYRMVDLNVEAESINAGLILNSLSEGKLSSGKKADEYVTSYDWTKRVDGLQNDLIVLSRQYDYISDIFLIDLDGDILYSVVSNDAKGKNVFSANLVASQFTQSLKVTMDSGKANFSGLERSPLSQGQITGFISAPFSMNLALLSGSMLSN